The Candidatus Hydrogenedentota bacterium genome segment TCTCAATGGGCAGACCCCCTGATCATCACGGCTTATGGCGGCGGACGCTCCCTGCCCCTAGCTGATCTAAGCGGTTGCTTGGGCGATCTCTCCACCCGTCCTTGTTCGTCGATGAGCGAGGCTTTGGATGAAGGATTGCGTTTGGCTTCTCAAGAGAAACCTCTCTTAATTGTGGGTTCTATCTATGGAGCAGGGGAGGCGCGCCGTCTTCTGATGGAGCGTTTTGAGGTGGCGCCCGTACGCTTTGCTTGATCGACTGCAATTTTCGAAATAGAAGCTTTTTTGAAGATCAATTTAAAGATCCGTCCTTCTTGAAACAGCATCCCTAATAACCGTACACTTTATACTGGTCTTGTGTTCTGTAACTATACATTTTTTTCCAATGGAAGGGAGTATTTTTTCCATGAACTTCACAACAAAATTTAAATTGTCCTTAATGATGTTCCTTGAATTCTTCATTTGGGGCGCTTGGTGTGTAACCTTAGCGTCCTATCTTTTGTTTAATCTCAAATTTACCGGGGGTCAGGTGGGTAACATCTTTCTGACCATGGCGATTGCATCGATTATTTCACCTATTTTTGTGGGCATGGTGGCAGACAAATTCTTCCCTGCTCAACATTTGATGGGTGTGCTTCATCTTGTCGGCGGTATATTGATGTTTTTCTTGGCTCACCAAGTTCAAACGTCGCAACTCTTTTTCATCGTATTGTTGGGCTACACCCTGTGCTATATGCCGACCCTGTCCCTTGCCAATACAGTCTGCTTTAATCAGATGACCAACACGGAAAAAGAATTTCCTCTGATTCGGTCCATTGGTGTTTTGGGCTGGATCGTTGTTGGTCTCTTCTTGGGTTACATGAAGATTGAAACGACCAACATCCCCTTATACATTGCTTCCGGCTCCTCCTTTCTGATGGGATTTTATTGCTTTTTCCTGCCCAATACGCCGCCCAAAGGAGCCGGAGAAAAGATGCGTCTCGGCGATTTCTTTGGCGTCGAAGCCTTTGGCCTGTTGAAAGATAAATATTTCTTTATCTTTGCCTTGGCATCTCTGCTTATTAGTATGACCACGTCTTTTTATATCAATTTAGGGAATCCCTTTTTCGTCTCAGGAGAGTTGCCTTATCCTGCCGCCATGATGACGGGCGGACAAATTTCCGAAGCCGTCATTACGGCGCTGCTCGCATTCTTCTTTGTAAAAGTCGGCGTCAAATGGATGTTGTCCATCGGTATGCTCTCATGGGC includes the following:
- a CDS encoding nucleoside permease — encoded protein: MNFTTKFKLSLMMFLEFFIWGAWCVTLASYLLFNLKFTGGQVGNIFLTMAIASIISPIFVGMVADKFFPAQHLMGVLHLVGGILMFFLAHQVQTSQLFFIVLLGYTLCYMPTLSLANTVCFNQMTNTEKEFPLIRSIGVLGWIVVGLFLGYMKIETTNIPLYIASGSSFLMGFYCFFLPNTPPKGAGEKMRLGDFFGVEAFGLLKDKYFFIFALASLLISMTTSFYINLGNPFFVSGELPYPAAMMTGGQISEAVITALLAFFFVKVGVKWMLSIGMLSWA